One window of the Penaeus monodon isolate SGIC_2016 chromosome 1, NSTDA_Pmon_1, whole genome shotgun sequence genome contains the following:
- the LOC119573454 gene encoding putative glycerol kinase 5, with the protein MGASEQSNQTPDPTPGQEACYIASLDLGTTTLRCFVYDKAMRVCGRAEEKVTLLYPSPERVEMDPNELWEKFVKVINAAISSAGLNAGNIRCLGLSTQRATFITWDRRTGETLHNFITWKDIRADALVTQWNASWKMKIIRFISSLLYKILRKKRYMAASVLRFMNIQVIYLFLNGFGKTTSVGRGFVQEGNVMFGTIDCWLIYKLSEGKIHATDYSNASGTALYDPFIEDWNSFFLKLLDIPRNIFPELRNSVGDWGICPAKLFGAPIPITVVVSDQGASLCGSCGFNRGDVKITLGTGAFLNVNTGNDAHASVKGLLLLNFSLFFPSYFKSFL; encoded by the exons ATGGGGGCCTCAGAGCAGAGCAATCAGACGCCGGATCCCACCCCAGGGCAGGAAGCATGTTATATCGCCAGCTTGGACCTCGGCACCACCACTCTCAGGTGCTTCGTGTACGATAAGGCCATGCGGGTGTGCGGCAGAGCGGAGGAGAAG GTGACCCTCCTGTATCCCAGTCCTGAACGTGTTGAGATGGACCCCAATGAGCTGTGGGAGAAGTTTGTGAAGGTCATAAATGCTGCGATATCAT CGGCAGGCCTCAACGCAGGCAACATTCGCTGCCTTGGCTTGAGCACGCAACGGGCCACCTTCATCACTTGGGACCGCAGAACAGGTGAAACATTGCATAACTTCATCACCTGGAAAGACATTCGTGCCGATGCCTTAGTCACGCAGTGGAATGCCTCGTGGAAGATGAAG ATCATAAGATTCATCAGCTCCCTCCTTTACAAAATACTACGGAAGAAGAGGTACATGGCTGCCAGTGTTCTGAGATTTATGAATATTCAGGtaatttactt GTTTTTAAATGGTTTTGGAAAAACGACGAGCGTGGGAAGGGGCTTTGTGCAAGAAGGCAACGTAATGTTCGGTACCATTGACTGCTGGCTGATCTACAAGCTGAGTGAGGGCAAG ATACATGCAACAGACTACTCCAATGCTAGTGGGACAGCCTTGTATGATCCCTTTATAGAAGACTGGAATTCCTTCTTCCTAAAGTTATTGGATATCCCAAGGAACATTTTCCCAGAGCTTCGAAACTCTGTGGGAGACTGGGGTATTTGCCCTGCCAAGTTGTTTGGGGCGCCTATACCCATTACCGTTGTG GTGTCAGATCAAGGTGCATCACTGTGTGGATCCTGTGGTTTTAACCGTGGAGATGTGAAAATCACTCTAGGGACAGGTGCCTTCCTAAATGTCAATACAGGCAATGATGCCCATGCATCTGTGAAAGGTTTGTTGTtattgaatttttcccttttttttccttcttattttaaaTCATTCCTTTGA